The following are from one region of the Salicibibacter kimchii genome:
- a CDS encoding MmcQ/YjbR family DNA-binding protein, translating to MLTRGDIFKHVKETYGTLPDYPFKQFPNYAALRHASNGKWYGLVMNVLPGKIGLDGNEKIDILNLKCPPELTGGLRNGRDILPGYHMDKEHWISLVLERIDQEGEIYNLIEQSFNLTK from the coding sequence ATGTTAACTAGAGGGGATATCTTCAAACACGTCAAAGAAACTTACGGTACATTACCTGATTACCCGTTTAAGCAATTTCCAAACTATGCTGCTTTAAGACATGCATCCAACGGAAAATGGTATGGTCTTGTCATGAATGTACTACCAGGGAAAATAGGATTAGATGGAAATGAGAAAATCGATATTTTGAATCTAAAATGTCCACCTGAATTAACCGGAGGTTTAAGAAATGGACGAGATATTTTACCTGGGTATCATATGGATAAAGAACATTGGATTTCACTTGTTTTAGAACGTATTGATCAAGAAGGAGAAATTTACAACTTAATTGAGCAAAGCTTTAATTTAACCAAGTGA
- the aroD gene encoding type I 3-dehydroquinate dehydratase translates to MSMGLQLHTRKGDEAVHPKICVPLMGKNREALQDEWKQLRKKTVDLLEWRVDYFEKNRDVDLIIDIAEEIHRETTRPLLFTKRSEAEGGQAVSLNEDEVVQLYEAVIASAAVHGIDIELRQSEKNTQHLIEQARNQEIDVILSHHNFTETPPAQRLEEKIREAVDLGADVAKIAVMPQSKTDVLTLLQVTEKMSRTIPIPLISMAMGVNGMISRLAGGVFGSALTFASGAQASAPGQIPVADVEQVLRILNRNM, encoded by the coding sequence ATGAGCATGGGGTTACAGCTACATACGCGAAAAGGTGACGAAGCGGTTCATCCAAAGATTTGTGTTCCGTTAATGGGAAAGAACCGTGAGGCTTTGCAGGATGAATGGAAACAGTTGAGAAAAAAGACAGTAGACCTCTTGGAATGGCGCGTGGATTACTTTGAAAAAAATCGAGATGTGGATCTGATTATTGATATCGCGGAAGAGATCCATCGAGAAACAACACGTCCGTTATTGTTCACGAAACGTTCCGAAGCAGAAGGAGGGCAAGCGGTTTCTCTCAATGAGGATGAGGTTGTGCAGCTTTATGAAGCCGTCATCGCAAGCGCGGCTGTTCACGGGATCGATATAGAACTGCGGCAGTCGGAAAAAAACACGCAACATTTAATCGAGCAAGCGAGGAACCAGGAGATTGACGTCATTCTCTCTCATCATAATTTTACTGAAACGCCTCCGGCACAACGGTTGGAAGAAAAGATACGTGAAGCTGTGGATTTGGGGGCCGATGTCGCCAAGATAGCCGTGATGCCCCAATCAAAAACGGATGTACTTACCCTTTTGCAAGTAACGGAAAAAATGAGCCGTACGATTCCGATCCCCCTCATTTCGATGGCAATGGGCGTGAACGGCATGATTTCACGTTTGGCAGGAGGCGTGTTCGGCTCTGCGCTTACATTTGCCTCCGGAGCGCAAGCCTCAGCGCCTGGACAAATCCCGGTCGCGGACGTTGAGCAAGTCCTTCGTATTCTGAATCGGAATATGTGA
- a CDS encoding ABC transporter ATP-binding protein → MTTKLLMENIGVEFGEGDRKTTVLDDVNVSVDAGEFVAITGPSGSGKSTLLSVAGALLTPSKGKLLLDGQVLSQLNSKESTTMRLHQIGFIFQSAHLIPYLRVKDQLLYIAKIAKIPKQKAKKRSDELLNMLGLNHRKNHYPVNLSGGERQRVAIARAWMNDPELLLADEPTASLDAARGREVVETLALQVRQQQKAAVMVTHDTRLFDLCDRVITLSDGNIEKMQTKDPIHS, encoded by the coding sequence ATGACAACGAAACTCTTAATGGAAAATATAGGTGTGGAATTTGGGGAAGGCGATAGAAAGACAACTGTCCTTGATGACGTAAATGTATCAGTAGATGCAGGTGAATTCGTGGCAATCACCGGTCCGTCAGGTTCAGGAAAAAGCACGCTCCTTTCGGTGGCAGGTGCATTGCTAACACCGTCCAAAGGAAAATTGCTGCTCGACGGTCAAGTCCTTTCACAATTAAATTCAAAAGAAAGCACGACTATGCGGTTGCATCAAATTGGGTTTATTTTTCAATCCGCTCATTTAATCCCTTATTTGCGTGTTAAGGACCAATTGCTTTATATCGCCAAAATCGCAAAAATCCCGAAACAAAAAGCTAAAAAACGTTCCGATGAACTGTTAAATATGCTTGGACTCAACCATCGTAAAAACCATTACCCTGTTAACTTATCAGGTGGGGAACGACAGCGTGTTGCCATCGCGCGGGCATGGATGAACGATCCGGAATTATTGCTGGCTGATGAACCAACGGCCAGCTTGGACGCTGCCAGAGGCCGGGAAGTGGTTGAAACACTGGCGTTACAAGTGAGACAACAACAAAAAGCAGCCGTCATGGTCACACATGATACTCGCTTATTCGATTTATGTGACCGCGTGATCACCCTCTCGGACGGCAATATTGAAAAGATGCAAACGAAGGATCCGATACACTCGTGA
- a CDS encoding response regulator transcription factor: protein MISLLLADDDAHLREFVSEDLQNEGYRVYQAEDGEVALKILEKEMIHLAIVDIMMPKVDGFAMCKDIREGYDIPVIMLTAKGELEDKAKGFAAGTDDYVTKPFERKELIFRIKALLRRFQYVHQEIIMVGEVTINRKSYEVECNGKTMMLPMKEFDLLAQLASFPNQTFTREMLIEIIWGSDFTGDDRTVDVHVKRLRERFSKETDAFSIRTIRGVGYKMEVHE from the coding sequence ATGATTTCACTATTGCTCGCGGATGATGACGCGCACCTTCGTGAATTTGTCAGCGAAGATCTACAAAATGAAGGGTATCGTGTTTATCAAGCGGAAGACGGGGAAGTTGCTCTGAAGATCCTCGAGAAGGAAATGATTCATTTGGCCATCGTCGATATTATGATGCCGAAGGTTGATGGTTTTGCAATGTGTAAAGATATTCGCGAGGGTTATGATATTCCGGTGATAATGTTAACGGCGAAAGGGGAACTTGAAGATAAAGCGAAAGGATTTGCGGCAGGGACGGACGATTATGTCACCAAACCTTTCGAGCGGAAAGAGTTGATTTTCCGAATCAAAGCACTGTTGCGCCGGTTTCAGTATGTTCACCAAGAGATCATCATGGTCGGTGAAGTGACCATTAACCGTAAAAGTTATGAGGTCGAATGTAATGGCAAAACAATGATGTTGCCTATGAAAGAATTTGATTTGTTGGCTCAACTGGCAAGCTTTCCGAATCAGACGTTTACGCGTGAAATGCTGATTGAAATCATATGGGGAAGCGATTTTACCGGCGATGACCGCACCGTCGATGTGCATGTCAAACGATTGCGGGAACGGTTTTCAAAAGAAACGGATGCTTTTTCAATCAGGACAATCCGTGGCGTTGGGTACAAAATGGAGGTTCACGAGTGA
- a CDS encoding shikimate kinase, whose product MATSIDETILLTGFMGSGKTMIGEALAKKLNKPFADIDKIIEEKEGMPIKDIFKKEGEAAFRAKEKAEITNYLTEASAGNAVVSVGGGSFLQKEIRNICMKNATVVFLHISWSAWLERLDMLVETRPVLHGRTISEIRTLYDDRQAIYDQHHYRVTVDGLDPEEASDKIISAFQDKSI is encoded by the coding sequence GTGGCAACATCGATAGACGAAACGATTCTGCTCACCGGCTTCATGGGTTCCGGTAAAACGATGATCGGGGAAGCGTTGGCGAAAAAATTAAACAAACCGTTTGCGGATATTGATAAAATCATCGAGGAAAAGGAAGGCATGCCGATCAAGGACATTTTTAAAAAGGAAGGAGAGGCTGCGTTTCGCGCGAAAGAAAAAGCGGAAATCACCAATTATCTAACAGAAGCTTCCGCTGGAAATGCCGTCGTTTCTGTCGGTGGCGGGTCCTTTCTTCAAAAAGAGATACGCAACATTTGCATGAAAAACGCCACGGTCGTTTTTTTACATATCTCTTGGAGCGCGTGGCTCGAGCGGTTGGATATGCTCGTTGAGACCCGACCGGTGCTGCACGGGCGAACCATTTCGGAAATCCGGACGCTTTACGATGACCGCCAAGCCATTTATGACCAGCATCACTACCGTGTCACCGTCGATGGCCTCGATCCCGAAGAGGCGAGTGATAAAATTATTTCGGCATTTCAGGATAAGTCTATATAG
- a CDS encoding putative holin-like toxin: MTTFQVLTLMVSSSTMIIMLIAVVVAIFNQKK, encoded by the coding sequence ATGACAACATTCCAGGTTTTGACGCTTATGGTGTCGTCATCCACGATGATCATAATGCTCATCGCCGTTGTTGTCGCTATTTTCAACCAAAAAAAATAG
- a CDS encoding GNAT family N-acetyltransferase, with protein sequence MNDNFTIIYEPPNPMEYNDLRLEGGISGKSQEASTVGLKNSLFAVCIYDQKTLIGMGRVIGDGGAFFQVVDIVVKPSYQGQGLAKLIMKKLMNFLDENTYPGSYVSLIADGSANKLYEQFGFSYTYPRSQGMFKKY encoded by the coding sequence ATGAACGACAATTTTACAATTATCTATGAACCGCCGAATCCTATGGAATATAATGACTTACGTTTGGAAGGAGGCATAAGTGGGAAGTCGCAAGAAGCCTCAACCGTTGGTTTAAAGAATTCATTGTTTGCAGTATGTATCTATGATCAAAAAACATTAATTGGGATGGGTCGTGTCATCGGTGATGGCGGTGCTTTTTTTCAAGTAGTGGATATCGTGGTAAAACCAAGTTATCAAGGACAAGGACTAGCAAAGTTGATAATGAAAAAACTAATGAACTTTCTAGACGAAAACACGTATCCCGGTTCTTATGTAAGTTTGATAGCTGATGGTTCAGCCAACAAACTTTATGAACAATTTGGATTTAGCTACACCTATCCTAGATCACAGGGGATGTTTAAAAAGTATTAG
- a CDS encoding ABC transporter permease, protein MFLAIRELLYSKLRYIMVALIIFLLSFLVLFVSGLAQGLAYDNASSIINMDETAEHFVMDDEAGMQLTRSLIDDEDQEIVQNNIDQAEILGIHQGTIQDDETSQADIAKFYLNDDSALFPEVTEGEKPSGQREILADESLQEEGFRVGDEFLEDTTEEIFTITGFTNNQKYSHTPVIYVTGEDWLEMSGGDELLASALVLPDIGEETASTLNSQLTDAEVVTIQDSLSGIPGYSEEQGSLWMMIVFLFIISAFVLAAFFYVITIQKLTQFGILKAIGTKVSELANTILVQVGIISVVSVTMGIGVTFLVAALLPSDMPFMLPFHLVASLAGIFIVVAILGSLLSLYKVKKIDALEAIGGMEA, encoded by the coding sequence ATGTTTTTAGCGATCAGAGAATTACTCTACTCCAAGCTAAGATATATCATGGTCGCGCTGATTATTTTCCTGCTTTCGTTCCTAGTTCTTTTCGTCTCGGGACTTGCACAAGGACTCGCTTATGATAATGCTTCGTCCATTATAAACATGGATGAAACGGCCGAGCATTTTGTCATGGACGATGAGGCAGGCATGCAACTCACGCGGTCATTAATCGATGATGAGGATCAAGAGATTGTTCAAAACAACATCGATCAAGCTGAAATCTTAGGGATCCATCAAGGAACGATTCAAGACGATGAAACGTCGCAAGCAGATATTGCCAAATTCTATCTTAACGATGACTCGGCCTTGTTCCCGGAGGTAACGGAAGGCGAAAAACCGTCTGGACAAAGAGAGATTCTGGCGGATGAGTCCCTTCAAGAAGAAGGGTTTCGTGTAGGCGATGAATTTTTGGAAGATACGACAGAAGAGATCTTTACGATCACGGGCTTTACAAACAACCAAAAATATAGCCACACGCCAGTGATCTATGTTACTGGGGAAGATTGGCTCGAAATGAGCGGCGGGGATGAACTGCTCGCCAGTGCCCTTGTTCTTCCGGATATCGGAGAAGAAACGGCAAGCACCCTAAACAGCCAATTGACCGATGCGGAAGTCGTTACTATCCAGGACTCCCTTTCCGGCATCCCCGGTTATAGTGAGGAACAAGGTTCATTATGGATGATGATCGTCTTTCTATTCATCATTTCAGCGTTCGTGCTTGCTGCTTTCTTTTATGTCATCACGATCCAGAAGCTGACGCAGTTTGGTATATTAAAGGCGATTGGCACGAAAGTAAGTGAATTGGCGAATACGATTCTTGTTCAGGTCGGCATTATATCGGTCGTCAGTGTCACTATGGGTATAGGAGTCACTTTTCTTGTCGCGGCCCTACTGCCGTCGGACATGCCTTTTATGTTGCCGTTTCATTTAGTAGCTTCTTTGGCAGGCATATTTATCGTCGTCGCCATCCTCGGTTCATTGCTTTCCTTATATAAAGTGAAAAAAATAGATGCCCTTGAAGCGATTGGAGGTATGGAAGCATGA
- a CDS encoding sensor histidine kinase: protein MKSFYVRIVLTTFTVMIVSSLLAFFISNGYYQLYLKPSNDAAIMEMAEEVQQYAENEVGGAEGSYFSHVGHLGYQLVLYHEDGSTRQYGSGFRDDDLPVEEVEHVLAGGEYHGVSEQPAGLFVTGFFNNVLENTVGAPVETTEGTAAMFIRPDHEQQFGEFRFFLALLLVLTVIISFLFVALTARRIVKPVTSLTEATKQISDGSFDIDLNVRRKDEIGQLAKHFTSMSKDLRQLEAMRQEFVSNVSHEIQSPLSTIRGITQTLQQSALDEDQKEKYIKIIEKESGRLSSLSRQLLILASLNNEDKIVKEQPVDVHGQVKEIIQTHRFQWEEKELYIEIEGKAEQVLGDATLLYQVWTNLLTNAIKFSNSGGDIRINIQREGYYVNVEVEDSGVGMTPQEVKKIFDRFYKGDQARTPGKGSTGLGLAIVKKIIDLHDGKIDVESTPGAGTKVSIWLKTVI from the coding sequence GTGAAAAGTTTTTACGTCCGCATTGTTCTCACAACGTTCACAGTCATGATTGTAAGCAGTCTGCTCGCTTTTTTTATTAGCAATGGTTACTACCAATTATACTTAAAGCCCTCCAACGATGCCGCGATTATGGAAATGGCGGAAGAGGTTCAACAATACGCGGAAAATGAAGTGGGAGGCGCTGAAGGAAGTTACTTTTCACATGTGGGTCACTTAGGTTATCAACTGGTCTTGTATCATGAAGATGGGAGCACACGCCAATATGGCAGCGGTTTTCGCGATGACGATCTTCCTGTAGAAGAGGTCGAACATGTTCTTGCAGGTGGAGAATATCACGGGGTTTCCGAGCAACCCGCCGGTTTGTTTGTTACGGGTTTTTTTAACAATGTGTTGGAAAATACCGTAGGGGCCCCGGTTGAAACTACGGAAGGGACTGCGGCGATGTTTATCCGGCCCGATCATGAACAACAATTTGGGGAATTTCGTTTTTTTCTCGCCCTTTTGCTCGTCCTTACGGTGATTATAAGCTTTCTTTTCGTTGCCCTGACGGCTCGGCGAATCGTCAAACCGGTGACGTCTTTAACAGAGGCGACGAAACAAATTTCCGATGGGTCCTTTGACATTGACCTTAACGTAAGGCGCAAAGATGAAATCGGACAGCTGGCGAAACATTTTACATCCATGAGCAAGGATCTTCGCCAACTTGAGGCGATGCGCCAAGAATTCGTCTCCAATGTGTCCCACGAAATCCAGTCACCGCTATCCACGATCCGGGGGATCACACAGACGTTACAACAATCCGCATTGGACGAAGATCAAAAGGAAAAGTATATTAAAATTATAGAAAAAGAGAGCGGACGGCTATCCTCTTTGAGCAGACAATTACTCATCCTTGCCTCCTTAAATAACGAAGATAAAATTGTAAAAGAGCAGCCCGTGGATGTTCACGGACAAGTTAAAGAAATCATTCAAACCCACCGTTTTCAATGGGAGGAAAAGGAGCTATATATTGAGATCGAAGGCAAAGCAGAACAAGTCCTCGGAGATGCTACTCTCCTTTATCAAGTATGGACGAATCTGTTGACGAATGCCATCAAATTCAGTAATAGCGGCGGTGACATCCGGATCAATATACAAAGAGAAGGTTATTATGTGAACGTTGAAGTTGAAGATAGCGGCGTTGGCATGACACCCCAGGAGGTTAAGAAAATTTTCGACCGTTTCTATAAGGGCGATCAGGCACGCACCCCTGGAAAAGGAAGTACAGGACTTGGGCTTGCAATCGTGAAAAAAATTATCGACCTCCACGATGGAAAGATCGATGTTGAAAGCACTCCGGGGGCTGGTACAAAGGTGAGCATATGGTTAAAAACTGTGATTTAA
- a CDS encoding helix-turn-helix transcriptional regulator → MKNIKMKVARVEKDLSQAQLAKLVGVSRQTIGLIELGKYNPSLALCIAICKALSKTLDDLFWEEE, encoded by the coding sequence ATGAAGAATATAAAAATGAAGGTTGCAAGAGTGGAAAAGGACTTATCCCAAGCGCAGTTGGCAAAACTTGTCGGCGTCTCGCGCCAGACGATCGGCCTGATTGAACTGGGAAAATACAATCCCAGCCTTGCGTTATGCATCGCGATCTGCAAAGCTTTGTCCAAGACGTTGGATGATCTGTTTTGGGAAGAGGAATAG
- a CDS encoding DinB family protein, translating to MTKTLAKEIPKNKWDIKLIEEVGSLRKLFIHIIRVRNIYRDGLRTGIVEFPGDLPISDENLIEQLDRSMNDLAFAFTQTSNQRIKMGEESLSVVELLNTAVQHEGIHQGQYFVALNQANIKVPKQWIQDSHM from the coding sequence ATGACCAAAACTTTAGCGAAAGAAATTCCGAAGAATAAATGGGATATTAAGTTGATTGAAGAAGTAGGGTCACTAAGAAAATTATTTATTCATATCATTCGTGTTAGAAATATTTATAGGGACGGACTAAGAACTGGCATCGTAGAATTTCCAGGTGATCTTCCAATAAGTGACGAAAATTTAATTGAGCAATTGGACAGATCAATGAATGACTTAGCTTTTGCATTTACACAAACGAGTAATCAACGTATTAAAATGGGTGAAGAATCTTTATCTGTAGTAGAGCTTCTAAACACTGCAGTTCAACATGAAGGCATTCATCAAGGGCAGTACTTTGTTGCCCTGAATCAAGCAAACATTAAGGTACCAAAACAATGGATTCAGGATTCGCATATGTAA
- a CDS encoding SDR family NAD(P)-dependent oxidoreductase: protein MGKLDDKVGVIVGGTSGLGEATAKMFAKEGAKVIVVGLEEDQGQRIVNDIEQNNGEAIFVKIDITNRTSIEDGVNKAVEEYGTIDVLYNGAGIHDAYENVVETDEETFDKLMDVNVKGPYLATKAVMPIFLEKGKGNIINVGSQSTFIAGAGGNTYVTSKHAINGFTKQLAFDFGNKGIKANLIAPGFIETPMTEGIQEERLYDIPAGRAGKPEEIAAVAVFLASDESDYMHGAEIKVDGGWTVGR from the coding sequence ATGGGAAAATTAGACGATAAAGTTGGAGTGATAGTCGGTGGTACATCAGGCCTTGGAGAAGCTACAGCCAAAATGTTTGCAAAAGAAGGGGCTAAGGTGATCGTTGTTGGTTTAGAAGAAGATCAAGGTCAACGTATTGTTAACGATATTGAACAGAATAATGGAGAAGCAATATTTGTAAAAATTGACATAACGAATCGGACATCAATCGAAGATGGTGTTAATAAAGCAGTAGAAGAATACGGCACGATTGATGTATTGTATAACGGAGCCGGTATTCATGATGCCTATGAAAATGTCGTTGAAACGGACGAAGAAACATTTGATAAATTAATGGATGTAAATGTTAAGGGGCCATACCTTGCCACGAAAGCCGTTATGCCTATATTTTTAGAGAAAGGCAAAGGAAATATTATTAATGTCGGTTCGCAATCTACATTTATTGCCGGTGCAGGTGGTAACACTTACGTAACGAGCAAACATGCTATAAATGGGTTTACAAAACAATTGGCTTTTGATTTTGGTAATAAGGGAATAAAAGCTAATTTAATCGCACCAGGGTTCATTGAGACACCTATGACTGAAGGAATTCAAGAGGAGAGACTATACGATATTCCTGCAGGTAGGGCCGGAAAACCGGAGGAAATTGCGGCAGTAGCAGTTTTCTTAGCTTCTGATGAATCAGATTATATGCATGGGGCTGAAATTAAGGTTGACGGTGGCTGGACTGTTGGGCGTTAA